A single genomic interval of Corvus hawaiiensis isolate bCorHaw1 chromosome 5, bCorHaw1.pri.cur, whole genome shotgun sequence harbors:
- the FAM149A gene encoding protein FAM149A isoform X1, with product MRGVRGPGPPGGCGRGLLVLGKGLSRGSPNRCLSGKSGVSLPSVFARNVQEAIDNYTCETLSPLSCSGCTTPTELNNSWSGINSYTTSLSTERSSVYSWRDDEFDKANTQRVHQLFWEIDEMLFEGKVTSQTENLEAECADWSEQFPHIRVLGKQLLVPKDEGFQHFQSRSDAHVDTKCVPGLLECTGNTKELCISGSKLIPTASPIHKTSDSSSTRISASDSAVYSFLEEEVYDEDGKIEEYLAFDNKELDDEIWEQKKMRLSEKRCKRGIPPVSPNACIKDAVASEVFDHIWSNVIGILEELIKKIWETSVPECDKQIEKLKTVTAKLPHLPVIHITTDAGSIPLSRGSEVRSVSFGAHSISSQGHHFSSNFCNDLDGVMTIQAKPLQQRHAATAEKIPNEQEDKQHSITSCAPNSAHARLGRISDNSVLSSSPALLASSRKLPRLPSLTSDQPCSEVPNMYNDEIHKGMKLVGGWDRLSSARVPATRNKLPPINSEAVEQYVSVPRMQPSSRQERYAHSRVSSAVAGRTEQHPLRERTVTVDQFSRPNTTHTFRRDTRQKKSLTPTNFANHRRTGQGFLITGSQNFSRSFQRNPPTSRKKFQIAS from the exons ATGCGCGGGGTGCGGGGACCCGGCCCGCCGGGGGGCTGCGGCCGGGGGCTGCTCGTCCTGGG GAAAGGACTGTCCAGAGGTTCCCCAAATCGGTGTCTCTCTGGAAAAAGTGGAGTGTCTCTTCCATCAGTTTTTGCAAGAAATGTGCAAGAAGCCATTGACAATTATACTTG TGAAACACTCTCACCACTTTCATGTAGTGGTTGTACAACACCCACGGAGTTGAATAATTCTTGGTCTGGAATAAACAGCTATACTACTAGTTTGTCTACTGAAAGAAGTTCGGTTTACTCCTGGAGAGATGAT GAATTTGATAAAGCTAACACACAGAGAGTGCATCAGTTATTTTGGGAGATTGATGAAATGCTGTTTGAAGGAAAAGTGACCTCCCAAACAGAGAACCTGGAGGCAGAATGTGCAGATTGGAGTGAGCAATTTCCTCATATAAG GGTTCTAGGAAAGCAGCTCCTAGTGCCAAAGGATGAAGgctttcagcattttcaaagcagaagtGATGCCCATGTTGATACTAAGTGTGTGCCTGGCCTCCTTGAATGTACTGGTAATACAAAAGa GCTCTGCATCTCAGGCTCTAAACTGATCCCAACAGCATCTCCAATACATAAAACATCGGATTCAAGTTCCACTAGGATTTCTGCTTCAGACTCAGCCGTGTATTCCTTCCTGGAAGAAGAAGTTTATGATGAGGATGGAAAAATAGAGGAATATCTTGCCTTTGACAACAAGGAACT TGACGATGAGATttgggaacaaaagaaaatgcgTCTTTCTGAGAAGAGGTGTAAGCGTGGCATTCCCCCTGTTTCTCCCAATGCCTGTATCAAAGATGCTGTGGCTTCTGAAGTATTTGATCATATCTGGAGTAACGTCATTGGAATATTGGAggaactgattaaaaaaatttgGGAAACTAGTGTCCCAG AGTGTgacaaacaaatagaaaaactgAAGACTGTTACAGCAAAACTGCCGCATTTGCCTGTCATTCATATTACAACAGATGCTGGGAGCATTCCTCTTTCCAGAGGCTCTGAAGTACGAAGTGTATCTTTTGGGGCTCATTCTATTTCATCacag GGTCACCATTTCTCCAGCAACTTCTGTAATGATTTGGATGGTGTGATGACAATTCAAGCAAAACCACTCCAACAGAGGCATGCTgccacagcagaaaaaatacc gAATGAGCAAGAAGACAAACAGCATAGCATTACCTCCTGTGCTCCAAATTCAGCACATGCTAGGCTGGGAAGAATTTCTGATAACAGTGTTCTTTCATCATCTCCGGCACTGCTGGCATCTTCTAGGAAACTACCAAGGTTGCCTTCTCTCACCTCTGACCAGCCCTGCTCAGAAGTTCCTAATATGTACAATGATGAAATCCATAAGGGGATGAAATT GGTTGGTGGCTGGGATCGTTTATCTTCTGCTCGTGTGCCTGCAACCCGGAACAAGTTACCACCCATAAACTCTGAGGCTGTTGAACAGTATGTTTCAGTACCTCGAATGCAACCCAGCTCT CGTCAAGAACGATATGCTCATAGCAGAGTGTCAAGTGCAGTGGCTGGCAGGACAGAGCAACATCCACTTAGAGAAAGAACTGTTACTGTTGATCAATTTTCAAGGCCCAACACAACTCATACATTCAGG AGAGACACACGTCAGAAGAAGTCACTGACTCCCACGAATTTTGCTAACCACAGAAGGACGGGTCAAGGATTTTTGATAACAG GTTCACAGAATTTCTCCAGATCCTTTCAGAGAAATCCTCCAACTTCAAGGAAGAAATTTCAGATTGCTTCTTAA
- the FAM149A gene encoding protein FAM149A isoform X2, whose product MLFEGKVTSQTENLEAECADWSEQFPHIRVLGKQLLVPKDEGFQHFQSRSDAHVDTKCVPGLLECTGNTKELCISGSKLIPTASPIHKTSDSSSTRISASDSAVYSFLEEEVYDEDGKIEEYLAFDNKELDDEIWEQKKMRLSEKRCKRGIPPVSPNACIKDAVASEVFDHIWSNVIGILEELIKKIWETSVPECDKQIEKLKTVTAKLPHLPVIHITTDAGSIPLSRGSEVRSVSFGAHSISSQGHHFSSNFCNDLDGVMTIQAKPLQQRHAATAEKIPNEQEDKQHSITSCAPNSAHARLGRISDNSVLSSSPALLASSRKLPRLPSLTSDQPCSEVPNMYNDEIHKGMKLVGGWDRLSSARVPATRNKLPPINSEAVEQYVSVPRMQPSSRQERYAHSRVSSAVAGRTEQHPLRERTVTVDQFSRPNTTHTFRRDTRQKKSLTPTNFANHRRTGQGFLITGSQNFSRSFQRNPPTSRKKFQIAS is encoded by the exons ATGCTGTTTGAAGGAAAAGTGACCTCCCAAACAGAGAACCTGGAGGCAGAATGTGCAGATTGGAGTGAGCAATTTCCTCATATAAG GGTTCTAGGAAAGCAGCTCCTAGTGCCAAAGGATGAAGgctttcagcattttcaaagcagaagtGATGCCCATGTTGATACTAAGTGTGTGCCTGGCCTCCTTGAATGTACTGGTAATACAAAAGa GCTCTGCATCTCAGGCTCTAAACTGATCCCAACAGCATCTCCAATACATAAAACATCGGATTCAAGTTCCACTAGGATTTCTGCTTCAGACTCAGCCGTGTATTCCTTCCTGGAAGAAGAAGTTTATGATGAGGATGGAAAAATAGAGGAATATCTTGCCTTTGACAACAAGGAACT TGACGATGAGATttgggaacaaaagaaaatgcgTCTTTCTGAGAAGAGGTGTAAGCGTGGCATTCCCCCTGTTTCTCCCAATGCCTGTATCAAAGATGCTGTGGCTTCTGAAGTATTTGATCATATCTGGAGTAACGTCATTGGAATATTGGAggaactgattaaaaaaatttgGGAAACTAGTGTCCCAG AGTGTgacaaacaaatagaaaaactgAAGACTGTTACAGCAAAACTGCCGCATTTGCCTGTCATTCATATTACAACAGATGCTGGGAGCATTCCTCTTTCCAGAGGCTCTGAAGTACGAAGTGTATCTTTTGGGGCTCATTCTATTTCATCacag GGTCACCATTTCTCCAGCAACTTCTGTAATGATTTGGATGGTGTGATGACAATTCAAGCAAAACCACTCCAACAGAGGCATGCTgccacagcagaaaaaatacc gAATGAGCAAGAAGACAAACAGCATAGCATTACCTCCTGTGCTCCAAATTCAGCACATGCTAGGCTGGGAAGAATTTCTGATAACAGTGTTCTTTCATCATCTCCGGCACTGCTGGCATCTTCTAGGAAACTACCAAGGTTGCCTTCTCTCACCTCTGACCAGCCCTGCTCAGAAGTTCCTAATATGTACAATGATGAAATCCATAAGGGGATGAAATT GGTTGGTGGCTGGGATCGTTTATCTTCTGCTCGTGTGCCTGCAACCCGGAACAAGTTACCACCCATAAACTCTGAGGCTGTTGAACAGTATGTTTCAGTACCTCGAATGCAACCCAGCTCT CGTCAAGAACGATATGCTCATAGCAGAGTGTCAAGTGCAGTGGCTGGCAGGACAGAGCAACATCCACTTAGAGAAAGAACTGTTACTGTTGATCAATTTTCAAGGCCCAACACAACTCATACATTCAGG AGAGACACACGTCAGAAGAAGTCACTGACTCCCACGAATTTTGCTAACCACAGAAGGACGGGTCAAGGATTTTTGATAACAG GTTCACAGAATTTCTCCAGATCCTTTCAGAGAAATCCTCCAACTTCAAGGAAGAAATTTCAGATTGCTTCTTAA